A DNA window from Chelativorans sp. AA-79 contains the following coding sequences:
- a CDS encoding sulfite exporter TauE/SafE family protein, whose amino-acid sequence MHSLTSMQLTCLLLAGVLGGFVRGYSGFGFALAAVPLLNLAFAPALSIPSVLLVECAIGAATVAGQRTNVDWTALRPMMAGAVAGTPVGILCLRYAPPDLTRLAVAMTVLIAIAVLWRSPSLHWLGSPRALVTGGLISGVLNGGTAMSGPPAVLVLLGSPIAPRNARAVLMTFIFFSAALAVALTIAWGMQGQETILHALIMAPTVIVGAVSGVALFANLPHGYYRKGSFGVLLLVSVVTVVSVLWALGFSESA is encoded by the coding sequence TTGCACTCCTTGACTTCAATGCAACTGACCTGCCTTTTGCTGGCGGGTGTGCTCGGTGGCTTCGTCCGCGGCTATTCGGGTTTCGGTTTTGCGCTGGCCGCGGTTCCGTTGCTCAACCTCGCTTTTGCGCCCGCGCTTTCGATACCGTCGGTCCTGCTCGTGGAATGCGCAATCGGGGCAGCCACCGTCGCCGGTCAGCGCACCAATGTCGACTGGACCGCGTTGCGCCCAATGATGGCGGGTGCCGTGGCCGGTACGCCTGTCGGCATCTTGTGCCTGCGCTATGCGCCCCCGGACCTGACGCGGCTGGCTGTCGCCATGACGGTGCTGATCGCCATCGCCGTGCTTTGGCGCAGCCCATCGTTGCATTGGCTCGGGAGTCCTCGGGCACTGGTCACCGGGGGCCTGATCTCCGGTGTCCTCAATGGAGGCACAGCAATGAGCGGCCCCCCGGCGGTGCTGGTCCTGCTCGGCTCGCCAATCGCACCGCGCAATGCCCGAGCCGTCCTCATGACGTTCATTTTCTTCAGTGCTGCATTGGCTGTCGCGCTGACGATCGCCTGGGGCATGCAGGGGCAGGAAACCATTCTGCATGCCCTCATCATGGCGCCGACCGTGATAGTGGGTGCGGTATCGGGCGTCGCCCTCTTCGCCAATCTGCCACACGGCTATTACCGCAAAGGCAGCTTCGGCGTGCTGCTGCTGGTCTCGGTGGTGACGGTGGTATCGGTGCTGTGGGCGCTGGGCTTTTCGGAAAGCGCCTGA